A single region of the Streptococcus sanguinis genome encodes:
- the eno gene encoding surface-displayed alpha-enolase, producing the protein MSIITDVYAREVLDSRGNPTLEVEVYTESGAFGRGMVPSGASTGEHEAVELRDGDKSRYGGLGTQKAVDNVNNVIAEAIIGYDVRDQQAIDRAMIALDGTPNKGKLGANAILGVSIAVARAAADYLEVPLYSYLGGFNTKVLPTPMMNIINGGSHSDAPIAFQEFMILPVGAPTFKEALRYGAEIFHALKKILKSRGLETAVGDEGGFAPRFEGTEDGVETIIAAIEAAGYVPGKDVFIGFDCASSEFYDKERKVYDYTKFEGEGAAVRTSAEQIDYLEELVNKYPIITIEDGMDENDWDGWKALTERLGKKVQLVGDDFFVTNTDYLARGIKEGAANSILIKVNQIGTLTETFEAIEMAKEAGYTAVVSHRSGETEDSTIADIAVATNAGQIKTGSLSRTDRIAKYNQLLRIEDQLGEVAQYKGLQAFYNLKK; encoded by the coding sequence ATGTCAATTATTACTGATGTTTACGCTCGCGAAGTCCTAGACTCACGCGGTAACCCAACACTTGAAGTAGAAGTTTATACTGAATCAGGTGCTTTCGGACGTGGTATGGTTCCTTCAGGAGCTTCTACAGGTGAGCACGAAGCAGTTGAACTTCGTGATGGCGACAAATCTCGTTACGGTGGTCTTGGTACACAAAAAGCAGTTGATAATGTAAACAACGTTATCGCTGAAGCTATTATCGGTTACGATGTTCGTGACCAACAAGCCATCGACCGTGCAATGATCGCTTTGGACGGTACTCCTAACAAAGGTAAATTGGGTGCGAACGCAATCCTTGGTGTGTCTATCGCTGTAGCTCGTGCTGCTGCTGACTACCTTGAAGTGCCACTTTACAGCTACCTTGGCGGATTCAACACTAAAGTTCTTCCAACTCCAATGATGAACATCATCAACGGTGGATCTCACTCAGATGCTCCAATCGCATTCCAAGAGTTCATGATCTTGCCAGTTGGTGCTCCAACATTCAAAGAAGCACTTCGTTACGGTGCTGAAATCTTCCACGCTCTTAAGAAAATCCTTAAATCTCGTGGTTTGGAAACTGCCGTTGGTGACGAAGGTGGATTCGCTCCTCGCTTTGAAGGAACTGAAGATGGTGTAGAAACTATCATCGCTGCTATCGAAGCTGCTGGTTATGTTCCAGGTAAAGATGTATTTATCGGATTTGACTGTGCATCATCAGAATTCTACGATAAAGAACGTAAAGTTTACGACTACACTAAATTTGAAGGTGAAGGCGCTGCTGTTCGTACATCTGCAGAACAAATTGACTACCTTGAAGAGTTGGTTAACAAATACCCAATCATCACTATCGAAGATGGTATGGATGAAAATGACTGGGATGGTTGGAAAGCTCTTACTGAACGTCTTGGTAAGAAAGTACAACTTGTTGGTGACGACTTCTTCGTAACAAATACTGACTACCTTGCACGTGGTATCAAAGAAGGTGCTGCTAACTCAATCCTTATCAAAGTTAACCAAATCGGTACTCTTACTGAAACTTTTGAAGCGATTGAAATGGCTAAAGAAGCTGGTTACACTGCAGTTGTATCACACCGTTCTGGTGAAACTGAAGATTCAACAATCGCTGACATCGCAGTTGCAACTAATGCAGGTCAAATCAAGACTGGTTCACTTTCACGTACAGACCGTATTGCTAAATACAACCAATTGCTTCGTATCGAAGATCAACTTGGTGAAGTTGCTCAATACAAAGGTCTTCAAGCTTTCTATAACTTGAAAAAATAA
- a CDS encoding YueI family protein, translating into MTDINKVIMEKAQGGVKLNPDEQRRFLGTFEERVLASCSIEQANETLIRSHFKEMLSSIMKNCRPVIVKISPEVESGNQIFYLKTAKELGCQATIVSSDYQSSPFGLIVHSDHLVQVDDKDMSQQFASLLQPAEKPVKEKRSLWKKWFG; encoded by the coding sequence ATGACTGATATTAATAAAGTAATCATGGAAAAAGCTCAGGGCGGAGTCAAGCTCAATCCTGATGAACAGCGTAGATTTTTAGGGACTTTTGAGGAGCGAGTACTAGCCTCCTGCTCTATTGAGCAAGCCAACGAGACCCTCATTCGCAGTCATTTCAAGGAAATGCTCAGCAGCATCATGAAAAACTGCCGACCTGTAATTGTTAAAATTTCTCCGGAAGTCGAGTCAGGCAATCAAATCTTTTATCTAAAAACTGCTAAGGAGCTGGGCTGCCAGGCAACTATTGTCTCTAGCGATTACCAGTCTTCTCCTTTTGGCCTGATTGTCCATAGCGACCATCTTGTCCAAGTAGATGACAAGGACATGAGCCAACAGTTTGCTAGTCTCCTTCAGCCAGCAGAAAAACCAGTAAAAGAAAAACGCTCCCTATGGAAAAAATGGTTTGGCTAG
- a CDS encoding glycerate kinase has product MHILIAPDSFKESLSATQVAQALRTGFSQALPDASFDLLSVGDGGEGTMAALTAALGWAKFYHTVTGPFGQPVKMPCARNDQQALFEMADLVGLASIPKEKRNPLAIETKGLGELILRLAEDGVRKILVGIGGSASNDGGIGLAAGLGYEFFDADNHRLCPIGSSLEKVARISAEQVPAYLEEVEIEILTDVDNPLCGVRGATTVFGGQKGLAPLLFSQVDKAMADFYQLVNPQVIDMDGAGAGGGMAAGLVAFAGGKIVSGIETCLDLLDFDERVKKADLVVVGEGRMDRQSLAGKAPIGVARRTPEGIPVLAICGSLADDLPDFPVENIQAAFPIIARADSLDRLLEQAEQNLIRTARNIGNVLKMKKSG; this is encoded by the coding sequence ATGCATATTCTAATTGCACCGGATTCTTTCAAGGAAAGTTTGTCAGCTACTCAGGTTGCTCAAGCTCTGCGGACAGGATTTTCTCAGGCCTTGCCAGATGCCAGCTTTGACTTGCTATCGGTGGGTGACGGTGGCGAAGGGACAATGGCTGCGCTGACAGCAGCTTTGGGCTGGGCTAAATTTTACCACACTGTGACTGGTCCCTTTGGCCAGCCGGTAAAAATGCCTTGTGCTAGAAACGATCAGCAAGCGCTTTTTGAAATGGCTGACTTGGTAGGACTTGCCTCTATTCCTAAGGAAAAACGAAATCCCTTGGCCATAGAAACCAAAGGATTGGGAGAATTAATTTTGCGCCTGGCTGAAGACGGTGTCAGAAAGATTTTAGTTGGTATTGGGGGTTCGGCCAGCAATGACGGTGGGATTGGACTGGCAGCTGGCCTGGGCTATGAATTTTTCGATGCGGATAACCATAGATTGTGCCCCATTGGCTCGTCTTTAGAAAAGGTTGCCCGGATATCTGCTGAGCAGGTTCCTGCTTACTTGGAAGAAGTTGAGATTGAGATTTTGACGGATGTAGACAATCCTCTATGCGGAGTGCGCGGTGCGACAACTGTTTTCGGAGGACAGAAAGGTCTAGCTCCCTTATTATTCTCTCAAGTGGATAAAGCCATGGCTGATTTCTATCAGTTGGTCAATCCTCAGGTGATTGATATGGATGGAGCTGGGGCCGGAGGCGGAATGGCTGCAGGACTGGTTGCTTTTGCCGGAGGAAAAATTGTTTCGGGTATTGAAACCTGTCTAGATTTACTAGATTTTGATGAAAGAGTAAAAAAAGCGGACTTGGTCGTAGTGGGCGAGGGGCGGATGGACCGTCAGTCTTTGGCGGGCAAGGCACCAATCGGGGTCGCAAGACGAACACCAGAAGGCATCCCTGTACTGGCGATTTGCGGCAGTCTGGCAGATGATTTACCGGATTTCCCAGTTGAGAATATTCAGGCAGCTTTTCCTATCATTGCACGAGCAGATAGTTTGGATAGGCTTCTAGAGCAGGCGGAGCAAAATTTGATTCGCACGGCCAGAAATATTGGCAATGTACTAAAAATGAAAAAAAGCGGTTAG
- the serB gene encoding phosphoserine phosphatase SerB, protein MKTVKGLLVMDVDSTLIMEEGIDLLGEEAGVGAQVAAITERAMRGELDFEAALRERVALLKGLPEDIFARIAERIHFTPGAEDLVKELHKRGYKVCLVSGGFHETVDRLAEQLGIDYVKANRLEIRQGLLTGRVLGEIVTKDTKLAMLKTWAAENMLELNQTIAMGDGANDLPMIQAAGMGIAFMAKPIVREQAPYQIQECNLYRVIDLLDNGKE, encoded by the coding sequence ATGAAAACAGTCAAAGGCTTGTTAGTCATGGATGTAGACAGCACCTTAATCATGGAAGAGGGGATTGACCTGCTAGGAGAGGAGGCGGGTGTAGGAGCTCAGGTTGCGGCTATTACCGAGCGTGCCATGCGAGGAGAGTTGGACTTCGAAGCTGCTTTACGTGAGCGTGTCGCTCTTTTAAAAGGCCTGCCGGAGGATATTTTTGCTCGAATTGCAGAAAGGATCCACTTCACGCCAGGAGCCGAGGACCTAGTCAAGGAGCTGCATAAACGTGGTTATAAAGTATGCTTGGTGTCAGGTGGTTTTCATGAGACCGTGGACAGACTGGCTGAGCAGCTTGGAATTGACTACGTCAAGGCAAATCGTTTGGAAATCCGGCAGGGGCTTTTGACAGGCCGAGTCTTAGGAGAGATTGTCACTAAGGATACCAAGCTTGCCATGTTAAAAACATGGGCAGCTGAAAATATGTTGGAATTAAATCAAACGATTGCCATGGGGGACGGCGCCAATGATCTACCTATGATTCAAGCGGCAGGGATGGGAATTGCTTTTATGGCCAAGCCGATCGTGCGCGAGCAAGCTCCTTACCAGATTCAAGAATGCAATCTCTATCGGGTCATTGATCTTTTAGACAATGGAAAAGAATAG
- the ezrA gene encoding septation ring formation regulator EzrA translates to MSIGLVILVAVVALLLVVGYGTAVLMRKRNEALLQNLEERKEALYNLPVNDEVEEVKNMHLIGQSQVAFREWNQKWVDLSLNSFADIENNLFEAEGYNNSFRFIKAKHAIGNIESQIDLIEEDIKMIREALEDLKEQESKNSGRVLHALDLFEKLQTQVAENADSYGQALAEIEKQLENIQSEFSQFVTLNSSGDPVEAAEILDKAEDHILALTHIVEKVPAIVEELTVKLPDQLEDLESGHRKLLESGYHFIETDIESRFQQLHASLKRNEANISALELDNAEYENEQAQEEINALYEIFTREIEAHKVVEKLIKNLPSYLAHTKENNQQLQKEIERLSQTFLLSDTETSHVKELQAELSAQEDVVLSAVEDSSETKQAYSVVQEELEAIQERLKEIEDEQISLGEALAEIEKDDANARQKVNIYANKLHTIKRYMEKRNLPGIPDSFLEIFFSTSNNIEELVKELEATRVNIESVNRWLEILGNDMEQLEEETYRIVQDATLTEQLLQYSNRYRSFDDNVQAAFNKSLYVFEHDYDYAQSLEIISKALDLVEPGVTERFVTSYEKTRENIRF, encoded by the coding sequence ATGTCTATTGGACTAGTTATTCTCGTTGCTGTGGTAGCTCTGCTTTTGGTTGTCGGCTATGGTACTGCAGTTCTGATGAGAAAGAGAAATGAAGCTTTACTTCAAAATTTGGAGGAGAGAAAAGAAGCACTTTACAATCTCCCTGTAAATGATGAAGTTGAAGAAGTAAAAAATATGCATTTGATTGGGCAGAGTCAGGTAGCCTTCCGTGAATGGAATCAAAAATGGGTAGACTTGTCCTTAAATTCATTTGCTGATATCGAAAATAATCTATTTGAAGCAGAAGGTTACAATAATTCTTTCCGTTTCATAAAAGCCAAGCATGCAATTGGCAATATTGAGAGTCAGATTGATTTGATCGAAGAAGATATCAAGATGATTCGAGAAGCCTTGGAAGATCTTAAAGAGCAAGAGTCTAAGAACAGCGGTCGTGTGCTCCATGCCCTGGATTTGTTTGAAAAACTGCAAACCCAGGTGGCGGAGAATGCAGACTCGTATGGGCAAGCCTTAGCTGAGATTGAGAAACAGCTGGAAAATATCCAATCAGAGTTTTCTCAGTTTGTAACTCTTAATTCTTCGGGTGACCCGGTTGAAGCAGCTGAAATCTTGGACAAGGCTGAGGATCATATTCTTGCTCTGACACATATCGTTGAGAAAGTTCCTGCTATTGTCGAAGAGTTGACTGTGAAATTGCCAGATCAGTTGGAAGACTTAGAGTCTGGTCACCGTAAACTCTTGGAATCTGGTTATCACTTTATCGAAACAGATATAGAGTCTCGCTTCCAGCAGCTTCATGCAAGTCTCAAACGCAACGAAGCCAATATTTCGGCCCTAGAGCTGGATAATGCTGAGTATGAAAATGAGCAGGCACAAGAAGAGATTAACGCTCTCTATGAAATTTTTACGCGGGAAATTGAAGCCCACAAAGTAGTGGAGAAGCTGATTAAAAACTTGCCTAGCTATCTGGCTCATACAAAGGAAAACAACCAGCAACTCCAAAAAGAGATAGAACGTTTGTCTCAAACTTTCCTTCTCTCTGATACGGAAACTTCTCATGTCAAGGAGTTGCAAGCTGAGCTTTCTGCCCAGGAAGATGTGGTGCTTAGCGCGGTAGAAGATTCTTCTGAAACCAAGCAAGCTTATTCTGTGGTTCAGGAAGAGTTGGAAGCTATCCAAGAGCGTTTGAAAGAAATCGAAGATGAGCAGATTTCTCTTGGTGAAGCACTGGCAGAGATTGAAAAAGATGATGCCAATGCTCGCCAGAAGGTCAATATCTATGCTAACAAATTGCATACCATTAAGAGATATATGGAAAAACGCAATTTGCCAGGTATTCCAGACTCTTTCTTAGAAATTTTCTTCTCAACTAGCAACAATATTGAAGAGTTGGTGAAGGAATTGGAAGCTACACGAGTCAATATCGAATCAGTTAACCGTTGGCTGGAAATTCTGGGAAATGATATGGAGCAATTGGAAGAAGAGACCTATCGTATCGTCCAAGATGCTACCTTGACTGAGCAGCTGCTGCAGTATTCAAACCGCTATCGTTCCTTTGATGATAATGTACAGGCGGCCTTCAACAAGTCCTTGTATGTCTTTGAACATGACTACGACTATGCTCAATCGTTGGAAATCATTTCAAAAGCTTTGGATCTTGTCGAGCCAGGCGTGACAGAGCGTTTTGTGACATCCTACGAAAAAACACGCGAGAATATTCGTTTTTAA
- the gyrB gene encoding DNA topoisomerase (ATP-hydrolyzing) subunit B — translation MTEEKQQDIQAQEYDASQIQVLEGLEAVRMRPGMYIGSTSKEGLHHLVWEIVDNSIDEALAGFASHIQVFIEKDNSITVVDNGRGIPVDIQEKTGRPAVETVFTVLHAGGKFGGGGYKVSGGLHGVGSSVVNALSTQLDVRVYKNGQIHYQEYRRGHVVADLEIIGETDRTGTTVHFTPDPEIFTETVEFDFEKLNKRVQELAFLNRGLRISITDKRDGMEQVKDYHYEGGIASYVQYINENKDVIFETPIYTDGEMDDITVEVAMQYTTGYHETVMSFANNIHTHEGGTHEQGFRTALTRVINDYAKKNKLLKENEDNLTGEDVREGLTAVISVKHPNPQFEGQTKTKLGNSEVVKITNRLFSEAFSDFLLENPAVARKIVEKGILASKARIAAKRAREVTRKKSGLEISNLPGKLADCSSNDPQETELFIVEGDSAGGSAKSGRNREFQAILPIRGKILNVEKASMDKILANEEIRSLFTAMGTGFGADFDVSKARYQKLVIMTDADVDGAHIRTLLLTLIYRYMKPVLEAGFVYIAQPPIYGVKVGSEVKEYIQPGANQEEELQDALARYSEGRSKPTIQRYKGLGEMDDHQLWETTMNPEHRLMARVSVDDAAEADKIFDMLMGDRVEPRREFIEENAVYSTLDV, via the coding sequence ATGACAGAAGAAAAGCAGCAAGATATACAGGCCCAGGAATATGATGCCAGTCAGATTCAGGTCTTAGAAGGTTTAGAAGCCGTTCGTATGCGTCCAGGAATGTATATCGGTTCGACCTCCAAGGAAGGTCTTCACCATTTAGTATGGGAAATTGTTGACAACTCAATTGATGAAGCTCTGGCTGGTTTTGCCAGCCACATTCAGGTCTTTATCGAAAAAGACAATTCCATCACTGTAGTCGATAACGGTCGGGGAATTCCGGTTGATATTCAGGAGAAAACAGGCCGTCCGGCCGTGGAAACCGTCTTTACCGTGCTCCATGCCGGAGGAAAATTCGGCGGTGGCGGATATAAGGTATCGGGAGGTCTGCACGGTGTGGGTTCTTCCGTTGTAAATGCCCTATCCACTCAGCTGGATGTCCGTGTTTATAAAAATGGTCAGATTCATTACCAAGAATACCGTCGCGGTCATGTAGTCGCGGACCTAGAAATCATCGGTGAGACAGACCGTACTGGTACGACAGTTCACTTTACACCAGATCCAGAGATTTTCACTGAAACAGTAGAATTTGACTTTGAAAAGCTCAATAAGCGGGTGCAAGAATTGGCCTTTCTCAATCGTGGTCTCAGAATTTCCATTACTGATAAGCGAGATGGAATGGAGCAGGTCAAGGATTACCACTATGAGGGTGGGATTGCCAGCTATGTTCAATACATCAATGAAAATAAGGATGTAATCTTTGAAACGCCGATTTATACCGACGGCGAAATGGACGATATTACAGTTGAAGTCGCTATGCAGTATACGACTGGCTACCATGAAACAGTCATGAGCTTTGCCAATAACATCCATACCCACGAGGGTGGAACACATGAGCAAGGCTTCCGGACAGCTCTGACACGGGTTATCAATGACTATGCCAAGAAAAATAAGCTTCTCAAAGAAAACGAGGACAATCTGACTGGAGAAGATGTTCGTGAGGGACTGACAGCGGTCATCTCTGTCAAGCACCCTAACCCTCAGTTTGAAGGTCAGACCAAGACCAAGCTGGGCAATAGCGAAGTGGTCAAGATTACCAATCGACTTTTTAGCGAAGCTTTCTCAGATTTTCTTTTGGAAAATCCTGCGGTGGCTCGAAAAATCGTTGAAAAAGGAATTTTGGCTTCTAAAGCAAGAATTGCTGCCAAGCGAGCTCGGGAAGTAACCCGTAAGAAGTCTGGCTTGGAAATTTCCAATCTGCCAGGTAAATTGGCTGACTGCTCGTCCAACGACCCTCAGGAAACGGAACTTTTCATTGTGGAGGGGGATTCAGCGGGTGGTTCAGCTAAGTCTGGCCGTAATCGTGAATTCCAGGCCATTCTGCCAATTCGCGGTAAGATTCTCAACGTTGAAAAAGCCAGCATGGACAAGATTCTGGCAAATGAAGAAATCCGCAGTCTCTTTACTGCTATGGGAACTGGCTTCGGTGCTGACTTTGATGTCAGCAAGGCCCGCTACCAAAAATTAGTCATCATGACCGATGCCGATGTAGACGGTGCTCACATTCGGACCCTGCTCTTGACTTTGATTTACCGCTATATGAAGCCGGTTCTGGAAGCTGGATTTGTCTATATCGCTCAGCCGCCAATCTATGGTGTCAAGGTCGGAAGTGAAGTCAAAGAATATATCCAGCCAGGTGCTAATCAGGAAGAAGAGCTTCAGGATGCTTTGGCTCGTTACAGTGAAGGTCGCTCCAAGCCAACCATTCAACGCTACAAGGGGCTCGGAGAAATGGATGACCATCAGCTGTGGGAGACAACTATGAATCCTGAACATCGCTTGATGGCACGGGTTTCAGTGGATGATGCAGCGGAAGCTGACAAGATTTTTGACATGCTGATGGGGGATCGCGTTGAACCTCGTCGTGAATTTATCGAAGAAAATGCTGTATACAGTACGCTCGACGTCTAA
- a CDS encoding HAD-IA family hydrolase yields MNYQDYIWDLGGTLLDNYETSTAAFVQTLKEFGLQAGHDEVYKALKVSTDYAVQQFAPQEKDFLKFYKANEAEELSHPVLFDGAADLLRRIVDKGGRNFLVSHRDNQVLEILEKTAIASAFTEVVTSANGFPRKPSPDSMLYLKDKYQISSGLVIGDRPLDIEAGQAAGFDTYLFDNMQHLEEFIDID; encoded by the coding sequence ATGAATTATCAAGATTACATCTGGGATTTAGGTGGAACACTCTTGGATAATTATGAAACTTCGACTGCAGCTTTTGTTCAAACCTTGAAAGAGTTTGGTCTGCAAGCTGGTCACGACGAAGTTTATAAGGCCCTCAAGGTGTCTACGGACTATGCAGTCCAGCAGTTTGCTCCCCAAGAAAAAGACTTTTTAAAGTTTTATAAGGCCAATGAAGCAGAAGAGTTGAGTCACCCTGTTTTATTTGACGGAGCGGCAGACTTGCTTAGGCGGATTGTGGACAAGGGTGGTAGGAACTTTCTGGTCTCCCACCGGGACAATCAAGTGCTGGAAATCTTGGAGAAAACGGCCATTGCATCAGCATTTACAGAAGTGGTGACATCGGCGAATGGCTTTCCAAGGAAACCCTCACCAGACTCCATGCTCTATCTAAAAGACAAGTATCAGATATCCTCTGGCTTGGTCATTGGTGACCGTCCACTGGATATTGAAGCAGGGCAGGCAGCTGGCTTTGATACCTATCTCTTTGATAATATGCAGCATCTTGAAGAATTTATAGATATTGATTAG
- a CDS encoding DJ-1 family glyoxalase III, whose translation MKKAALLLAPGFEEIEALTVVDVLRRAGLVCHMIGFDESVTGSHAITVQADQVWKGRLDDYDMVILPGGMPGSANLRDDDRLMQVLKDFQQSDKFIAAICAAPIALDRAGILTGKYFTCYDGAQDNIKNGTYRKETVLVDGKLITSRGPSTALAFAYELVRQLGGDADQLADAMLYTDVFGN comes from the coding sequence ATGAAAAAAGCAGCTTTACTCCTAGCTCCCGGCTTTGAAGAAATCGAGGCCTTGACAGTTGTGGATGTCTTGCGCCGTGCAGGTCTTGTCTGTCATATGATTGGTTTTGATGAATCAGTGACTGGCTCTCACGCCATCACTGTTCAGGCGGATCAGGTCTGGAAGGGCAGACTGGATGACTATGATATGGTCATCTTGCCAGGGGGGATGCCGGGATCAGCTAATCTTCGCGATGATGACCGCCTGATGCAGGTTTTGAAGGACTTTCAGCAGTCGGATAAATTCATCGCTGCCATTTGTGCCGCTCCCATTGCTCTTGACCGCGCAGGTATCTTGACTGGTAAGTATTTCACTTGCTATGATGGTGCGCAAGACAATATTAAAAATGGAACTTACCGTAAAGAAACAGTTCTTGTTGATGGGAAGCTGATTACTAGCCGTGGTCCATCAACTGCCTTGGCTTTTGCCTATGAGCTGGTTCGTCAGCTGGGCGGAGATGCGGACCAGTTGGCTGATGCTATGCTTTATACAGATGTATTTGGAAATTAA
- a CDS encoding FtsW/RodA/SpoVE family cell cycle protein, with translation MPYQRRTFESRIDYSLILPVLMLLSIGVVAIYIAVSHDYPDNAWPMVGQQIAWIAVGFLLSFILMFFNTKFLWKITPYLYVFGLGLMVLPLIFYSQSLVASTGSKNWIAIRGVTLFQPSEFMKISYILMLSRLVVHFLQQHKQDERTLALDFFLILKLGLYTLPVLVLLTLQSDLGTALVFVAIYGGIVLLSGVSWKIILPVFLTGVLLLGGFLFIFISDGGRAFLHNLGMPTYQINRILAWLHPFDYAQTTTFQQAQGQIAVGSGGLTGQGFNISNLLVPVRESDMIFTVIAEDFGFLGSTLVIMLYLLLIYRMLKITIKSNNQFYTYISTGFIMMLLFHIFENIGAVTGILPLTGIPLPFISQGGSSIISNLIGVGLLLSVSYQNSLTDEKKERIPAVRKKVVLKKLK, from the coding sequence ATGCCCTATCAAAGACGGACGTTTGAGTCTCGGATTGATTATAGTTTAATTTTGCCTGTTTTGATGCTGCTTTCAATCGGAGTTGTGGCTATTTACATTGCTGTTAGTCATGATTATCCTGACAATGCCTGGCCCATGGTTGGTCAGCAGATTGCCTGGATTGCGGTGGGCTTCCTGCTCAGCTTTATCCTCATGTTTTTTAATACCAAGTTTCTCTGGAAAATTACGCCTTATCTCTATGTTTTTGGTCTTGGCCTCATGGTCTTACCTCTGATTTTTTACAGTCAATCTCTGGTAGCCTCCACTGGTTCCAAAAACTGGATTGCTATTCGTGGTGTGACCCTTTTTCAGCCCTCGGAGTTCATGAAGATTTCATATATTCTCATGCTGTCGCGGCTGGTGGTTCATTTTCTCCAGCAGCACAAGCAGGATGAGCGAACCTTGGCTTTAGACTTTTTTCTAATTCTGAAGCTTGGGCTCTACACTTTGCCTGTTCTGGTTCTGTTAACCCTTCAGAGTGATTTGGGGACGGCTCTGGTTTTTGTTGCTATATACGGCGGCATTGTTCTACTGTCAGGTGTTTCTTGGAAGATTATCCTGCCGGTCTTTCTGACGGGAGTCCTGCTGTTGGGAGGATTTCTCTTTATCTTTATTTCCGATGGCGGTCGTGCCTTTCTGCACAATCTTGGCATGCCGACCTACCAAATCAATCGGATTTTGGCTTGGCTTCATCCCTTTGACTACGCTCAGACGACCACCTTCCAGCAAGCACAGGGACAAATCGCTGTCGGAAGCGGAGGCTTGACAGGTCAAGGCTTTAATATTTCGAATCTCTTGGTTCCTGTTCGGGAAAGCGATATGATTTTCACCGTCATTGCTGAAGATTTTGGTTTCTTAGGTTCAACCTTGGTTATCATGCTCTATTTACTGCTGATTTACCGCATGCTCAAGATTACGATTAAATCCAATAACCAGTTTTATACTTACATCTCGACTGGCTTTATCATGATGCTGCTCTTCCATATCTTTGAAAATATTGGAGCGGTGACAGGGATTCTGCCTCTAACAGGGATTCCGCTGCCCTTTATCTCACAGGGCGGCTCCTCCATCATCAGTAATCTTATCGGTGTTGGTCTCCTGCTGTCCGTCTCCTATCAGAACAGCTTGACGGATGAAAAGAAGGAGCGAATTCCAGCTGTCCGTAAAAAAGTCGTACTGAAGAAATTAAAATAA
- a CDS encoding YeiH family protein: MFVKKYLPGILLSFGIAAVSIFLGSLLPLIGSSVLAIVFGIVLNNSMKLPAVFQEGLSYSGKKLLQYSIIFLGFSMSIGQVSETGISSLRISLITILIAFLAAYLAGRFFKMNRVLTILIGFGTAICGGSAIAAASPILDADEEEIALSISTIFFFNILAVFIFPFLGHLLQMSDTFFGTWAGTAINDTSSVVAAGYTYSPSAGDLATIVKLSRALMIVPACLIFAAYRYIKSKQSSQKTNLKQIFPWFIAWFVLASLISSLGFLPASVIPYTKFISQWLMAMALAAIGAKVSFKQFKQAGAAPLLTGAFAWFCVAVSSLIIQYFF, translated from the coding sequence GTGTTCGTGAAAAAATATTTACCAGGAATTCTGTTATCCTTTGGCATAGCGGCTGTTTCTATCTTTTTAGGCAGCTTGCTTCCCTTGATAGGCTCTAGTGTTTTGGCTATTGTCTTTGGGATTGTTTTGAACAACAGCATGAAGCTGCCGGCTGTTTTTCAGGAAGGACTCAGCTATTCGGGGAAGAAATTGTTGCAGTATTCCATCATCTTTTTGGGATTTTCCATGTCCATTGGTCAGGTTTCTGAGACAGGGATTTCTTCTCTTCGTATCAGTCTTATCACCATTCTGATAGCCTTTCTGGCGGCTTATCTGGCTGGCCGTTTCTTTAAGATGAACCGTGTCTTGACTATTTTAATCGGTTTTGGAACAGCCATCTGCGGAGGCTCTGCCATTGCGGCTGCTTCACCAATCTTAGACGCTGATGAAGAGGAAATTGCCCTGTCCATCTCCACTATTTTCTTTTTCAATATTTTAGCAGTATTCATTTTCCCTTTTTTAGGGCATTTGCTGCAGATGTCGGATACCTTTTTCGGGACTTGGGCTGGAACAGCCATCAATGATACTTCGTCAGTAGTGGCAGCAGGCTATACATATAGCCCGTCAGCTGGGGACTTGGCGACTATTGTCAAGCTTAGTCGGGCTCTGATGATTGTACCGGCCTGCTTGATCTTCGCAGCTTATCGCTATATTAAGTCTAAGCAGTCATCACAAAAGACAAACTTGAAACAGATTTTTCCTTGGTTTATAGCTTGGTTTGTCCTAGCTTCACTTATCAGCAGTCTTGGATTTCTGCCGGCCTCTGTCATCCCCTATACAAAATTCATTTCTCAGTGGCTGATGGCTATGGCCTTGGCAGCTATTGGCGCAAAGGTTTCCTTTAAGCAGTTTAAGCAAGCAGGAGCAGCGCCTTTGCTGACTGGTGCTTTCGCTTGGTTTTGCGTCGCTGTTTCCAGCTTGATTATCCAGTATTTTTTCTAA